A stretch of Acropora palmata chromosome 9, jaAcrPala1.3, whole genome shotgun sequence DNA encodes these proteins:
- the LOC141892792 gene encoding uncharacterized protein LOC141892792, whose protein sequence is MAVRISNTIRAELDVPIDNVIFWTDSLTVLQCRWWSGPEFLRDSQEHWPHRDVGDVAEDNKEAITLKVSQNALTVATGSSLDELMRRFSSWPQLVRSITWLIRFVHFVKSKRSVPPTVNHGKIGLAETRCFQGHSKDSPAAVLPRGFGGLRVW, encoded by the exons ATGGCAGTACGAATTAGCAACACCATCCGGGCAGAGCTGGATGTTCCTATTGACAACGTGATTTTCTGGACCGACTCTCTGACTGTGCTCCA GTGCCGCTGGTGGTCAGGGCCAGAGTTCCTACGAGACTCACAGGAACATTGGCCTCACCGTGATGTGGGTGACGTCGCAGAAGACAATAAGGAAGCAATCACCTTGAAAGTCAGTCAAAACGCTTTAACAGTCGCGACTGGTTCATCCCTGGACGAGTTGATGAGAAGGTTCTCCTCGTGGCCCCAACTTGTCCGAAGCATCACATGGCTCATAcgctttgttcattttgtgaAGTCCAAGCGCAGTGTACCACCCACAGTCAACCATGGCAAGATCGGCTTAGCAGAGACTCGCTGCTTCCAAGGCCATAGTAAAGACAGTCCAGCGGCAGTACTTCCAAGAGGATTTGGAGGCCTTAGAGTCTGGTAA
- the LOC141892793 gene encoding uncharacterized protein LOC141892793, whose product MRFRQEEVVLVADIEQMFHQVRVPAEDCDALRFLWWSGDLNDEPAEYQMLVHIFGATSSPCCSNKALRQTADDNEDKYGSEAAETVCRNFYVDDLLKSVQTTDQATALAVKLTAMLKEGGFHLTKFLSNRREVLSALPTQERANPTLNLELDQLPINRTLGLHWEAERDVFCFETVSTSKPATKRGILSTISSLFDPLGFLSPFILPIKVLIQDLWKGRVEWDDEIQGHHLKVWRQWTGSLPRLEDIKIPRCYRNPDISNSCTVQLHVFSDASEYAYSAAAYLRLSDNHRDQAHC is encoded by the coding sequence ATGCGGTTCCGGCAGGAAGAGGTAGTCCTGGTCGCAGACATAGAGCAGATGTTCCACCAGGTACGAGTTCCAGCGGAGGACTGCGATGCCCTTCGATTCCTCTGGTGGAGTGGTGACCTCAACGATGAACCAGCAGAATACCAAATGTTAGTTCACATATTCGGCGCGACTTCCTCTCCTTGCTGCTCAAATAAAGCTCTGCGACAAACGGCTGATGACAACGAAGACAAGTATGGTAGTGAAGCTGCAGAAACTGTCTGCCGTAATTTTTACGTCGATGACCTCCTAAAGTCCGTTCAGACCACTGACCAGGCGACTGCCTTGGCTGTTAAGCTGACCGCCATGTTAAAGGAAGGTGGTTTCCATCTGACAAAGTTCCTGAGCAACCGGAGAGAAGTCCTATCAGCTCTTCCTACCCAAGAAAGAGCCAATCCAACTCTTAACCTCGAGTTAGACCAATTGCCAATCAACCGCACTTTGGGACTACACTGGGAAGCAGAGAGAGACGTCTTCTGTTTTGAAACGGTGTCCACCAGCAAACCTGCCACCAAGCGCGGGATCCTGTCCACAATCAGTTCACTATTCGACCCCCTTGGTTTCTTGTCTCCCTTCATACTTCCAATCAAGGTGTTGATTCAAGACCTCTGGAAGGGGAGAGTTGAGTGGGATGATGAAATCCAAGGCCATCACTTGAAGGTCTGGCGACAGTGGACAGGCTCTCTCCCACGACTCGAAGATATCAAGATACCTCGCTGTTACAGGAACCCGGACATATCGAACAGTTGCACAGTCCAACTTCATGTCTTCAGTGATGCGAGCGAGTATGCCTACTCAGCCGCAGCATACTTAAGGTTGAGCGACAACCATCGTGACCAAGCTCATTGTTGA
- the LOC141892794 gene encoding uncharacterized protein LOC141892794 encodes MGNQTYQNSPCPSATMASRVCSHHGRLRRMPRANPTTVAAVVKHIHYTGMKNLRERHREKEGPLSLRKNCALTVLRTLKTQRTPVLVQMPVEGCGTFHHSLLHPTQLHISASEKKGSVDSASAVSTTACTTACTTTGTEDPGTILLQVVPLRVMGADGLVVTNYAMLDSGSEITLVDPSLVSSLRLSDQPDRLVLSTVNSQEPQEGERVDLVVESLIDEQPQRLQLKGLWSGKELNIPLRHQGITRDNAKWPHLQDVPFPEVARQKVSLIIGTNVPEVFIPLEVRCGNPGDPIAIRSCLGFAVLGRTGDSSAQQCYDVHYIHTATDDISLNYQVERFWELESFGSTKPYTSMSVEDKCAEQIIHSTISKANNHYCMGLLWKNDQPSLPFNRAMAKIRLHHLKRRLERDKDLHEKYSSAISSYVTKGHARKLTKEEAERRTNKTWYLPHHPVISPNKPGKVRVVFDADDI; translated from the coding sequence ATGGGAAATCAGACCTACCAAAATTCACCATGTCCATCAGCAACCATGGCAAGCAGAGTGTGCAGCCACCACGGCCGCCTCAGAAGAATGCCAAGGGCAAATCCAACAACTGTTGCTGCTGTGGTCAAGCACATCCACTATACCGGTATGAAGAATTTAAGAGAAAGACACCGCGAGAAAGAAGGTCCCTTGTCTCTTCGAAAAAACTGTGCCCTAACTGTCTTAAGGACATTGAAAACTCAACGGACACCTGTCCTAGTTCAGATGCCGGTTGAAGGATGTGGCACCTTCCACCACTCCCTTCTTCACCCAACACAGCTTCACATCAGTGCATCCGAAAAAAAGGGCTCTGTCGACTCAGCCTCAGCAGTCAGCACCACAGCTTGCACCACTGCCTGTACCACTACCGGGACCGAGGATCCAGGTACCATCCTCCTGCAAGTCGTACCACTGCGCGTAATGGGTGCTGATGGATTAGTTGTAACCAATTATGCAATGCTAGATTCTGGTTCTGAAATTACCCTTGTTGATCCATCACTTGTTAGTTCCCTAAGACTTAGTGACCAGCCAGACCGTTTGGTCCTCTCAACAGTGAACAGTCAAGAGCCTCAGGAGGGAGAAAGGGTTGATCTTGTAGTAGAATCCCTTATCGATGAACAACCTCAGCGGCTTCAACTGAAAGGATTGTGGTCTGGAAAAGAACTCAACATTCCATTACGCCACCAAGGTATCACCAGAGACAATGCAAAATGGCCACATCTTCAGGACGTTCCCTTCCCAGAGGTCGCACGACAGAAGGTATCGCTGATCATAGGAACCAACGTTCCCGAGGTGTTTATCCCCTTGGAAGTTCGGTGCGGAAACCCAGGCGACCCTATCGCAATCCGTTCGTGCCTTGGCTTCGCCGTTCTAGGTAGAACAGGGGACAGTTCAGCGCAACAATGCTATGATGTTCACTACATCCACACAGCAACCGATGACATTTCACTGAACTACCAAGTAGAACGATTCTGGGAGCTGGAATCTTTTGGCTCCACCAAACCTTACACGTCAATGTCAGTCGAAGACAAGTGTGCTGAACAGATCATCCACAGCACAATCTCTAAAGCAAACAACCATTATTGCATGGGCCTCCTGTGGAAAAACGATCAGCCTAGCCTTCCCTTCAACCGTGCAATGGCTAAGATACGTCTCCATCATCTGAAGCGACGCCTGGAGAGGGACAAGGACCTGCATGAGAAGTATTCTTCAGCCATCAGCAGTTATGTTACTAAAGGCCACGCCCGCAAGCTCACTAAGGAAGAGGCTGAAAGAAGAACTAACAAGACCTGGTACTTACCTCACCATCCAGTTATCAGTCCCAACAAACCAGGCAAAGTCCGTGTGGTATTTGATGCCGATGATATTTGA